A window of the Alnus glutinosa chromosome 4, dhAlnGlut1.1, whole genome shotgun sequence genome harbors these coding sequences:
- the LOC133866764 gene encoding uncharacterized protein LOC133866764 produces MAEVSSYLNLLDSEPNDDPHQTLTTLDSLPYWSNLSDHLFSSDPQFPRNDLYPTRRSTVLIRSLEEDDAVSDIDSIANAADLYGRENQVNFVMDLFQQRVEQSQVMGDAHLVGEALSDSVFGVIEGNLDVGIDGLELDLGLGLDLGFGVERHCLDGDENDNCGFMVENCGGGGGAASTAYDDDDDGFFVGRRVSRSESGEPRSTVCAAERVWLAGFGSDDSDEDENDLVLGIDLQSENDDYYGELDHVLEGDNDDDTSVNVPLCWDSFQLENHREANEDFEWEEVDGRVDEREFLSMFVEAEDERSVSVLVSQVIGPEEEGSVVRVGGLENLGWEVLLNANNLETNPGLDDDGEPYFGDHEDYIHNADAEYEMLFGQFADYDITGKPPASKSVVQNLPWVVMTQEDVDNNNALCAVCKDDMNVGEQGKLLPCAHRYHRDCIVPWLGIRNTCPVCRYELPTDDADYERRRAQRASRGA; encoded by the coding sequence ATGGCGGAGGTCTCCTCCTACCTTAACCTCCTCGACTCAGAACCCAACGACGACCCTCACCAAACCCTAACAACCCTAGACTCCCTCCCCTACTGGTCTAACCTTTCCGACCACCTCTTCTCCTCCGATCCCCAATTTCCTCGGAACGATCTCTACCCAACCCGCAGATCAACGGTCCTGATTCGATCCCTTGAAGAGGACGACGCCGTTTCCGACATAGATTCGATTGCCAACGCTGCCGACCTCTACGGCCGCGAGAACCAGGTGAATTTCGTGATGGATCTGTTCCAGCAACGCGTCGAGCAGTCCCAGGTAATGGGTGACGCCCATTTGGTGGGCGAAGCCCTTAGCGATTCAGTTTTTGGGGTTATTGAGGGGAATCTCGATGTGGGTATTGATGGGTTGGAGCTCGATTTAGGGCTAGGGCTAGATTTAGGGTTTGGGGTAGAGAGACATTGTTTGGATGGGGACGAGAACGATAATTGTGGTTTTATGGTTGAAAACTGTGGTGGTGGGGGTGGTGCCGCTTCCACTgcttatgatgatgatgatgatggattTTTTGTGGGGCGGAGGGTTTCGAGGTCTGAATCCGGTGAGCCACGGTCCACGGTGTGCGCGGCGGAACGCGTTTGGCTTGCTGGGTTCGGATCCGATGATTCAGACGAGGATGAGAACGACCTCGTTTTGGGGATTGATTTGCAATCGGAGAACGATGATTATTATGGTGAGTTGGATCATGTACTTGAGGGTGATAATGACGATGATACAAGCGTGAACGTTCCTCTCTGTTGGGATTCTTTTCAATTGGAGAATCACAGGGAGGCCAATGAAGACTTCGAGTGGGAGGAAGTGGACGGTCGGGTCGATGAGAGAGAGTTTCTTAGCATGTTCGTCGAAGCTGAGGATGAGAGATCAGTCTCGGTCTTGGTTTCACAGGTAATTGGTCCCGAAGAGGAAGGGAGTGTAGTGAGAGTTGGAGGGTTGGAGAATCTGGGGTGGGAAGTTTTGTTGAATGCTAACAATTTGGAGACGAACCCGGGATTGGATGATGATGGTGAACCTTATTTTGGTGATCATGAGGATTATATTCATAATGCGGATGCGGAGTATGAGATGTTGTTTGGGCAATTTGCTGATTATGATATAACAGGAAAGCCTCCGGCTTCCAAATCTGTGGTTCAGAATTTGCCCTGGGTGGTTATGACTCAGGAGGATGTCGACAATAACAATGCGCTTTGTGCAGTTTGTAAGGATGACATGAATGTTGGGGAACAAGGTAAGCTGTTACCCTGTGCCCATCGATACCACCGTGACTGCATTGTACCGTGGCTGGGGATTAGGAATACATGCCCTGTTTGTCGGTATGAATTGCCCACGGATGATGCTGATTATGAGCGTAGGAGGGCACAAAGGGCTAGCCGTGGCGCATGA